The Symphalangus syndactylus isolate Jambi chromosome 11, NHGRI_mSymSyn1-v2.1_pri, whole genome shotgun sequence genome contains a region encoding:
- the LOC129493241 gene encoding large ribosomal subunit protein P1-like has protein sequence MASFSELAYIYSALILHNDKINALIKAAGVIVEAFWPGVFAKALDNVSIGNPICNIRAGGLAAAGDPTPSTAAASVEKKVEAKKEESEESDEDMGFDLSD, from the coding sequence ATGGCCTCCTTCTCCGAGCTCGCCTACATCTACTCGGCCCTCATTCTGCATAATGATAAAATCAATGCCCTCATTAAAGCAGCTGGTGTAATTGTTGAAGCTTTCTGGCCTGGTGTGTTTGCAAAGGCCCTAGACAATGTCAGCATTGGGAACCCCATCTGCAATATAAGGGCTGGCGGACTTGCAGCAGCTGGAGATCCTACCCCCTCCACTGCTGCTGCTTCAGTTGAGAAGAAAgtggaagcaaagaaagaagaatccgAGGAGTCTGATGAGGACATGGGCTTTGATCTTTCTGACTAA